One segment of Streptomyces sp. NBC_01463 DNA contains the following:
- a CDS encoding TetR/AcrR family transcriptional regulator has product MVRAGLTPDRLAQAGAELADEVGFEQVTVSALARRFDVKVASLYSHLRNSHDLRTRIALLALEELADRGAAALAGRAGKDALSAFANVYRDYAREYPGRYAAAQFRLDPETAVASAGVRHAQMTRAILRGYDLTEPDQTHAVRLLGSVFHGYVSLELQGGFSHSAPDSQESWTRVVDALDALLRNWPAP; this is encoded by the coding sequence ATGGTGCGTGCAGGACTGACCCCGGACCGCCTGGCGCAGGCCGGTGCGGAGCTGGCCGACGAGGTCGGCTTCGAGCAGGTGACCGTGTCGGCGCTCGCCCGCAGGTTCGACGTCAAGGTCGCCAGCCTCTACTCGCACCTGAGGAACTCCCACGACCTGAGGACGAGGATCGCGCTGCTCGCGCTGGAGGAGCTCGCCGACCGGGGTGCCGCCGCACTGGCCGGCCGGGCCGGCAAGGACGCCCTGAGCGCCTTCGCGAACGTCTACCGCGACTACGCCCGGGAATACCCCGGCCGCTATGCCGCGGCACAGTTCAGGCTCGACCCGGAGACGGCCGTCGCCAGCGCCGGGGTCCGACACGCGCAGATGACGCGCGCGATCCTGCGCGGCTACGACCTGACCGAACCGGACCAGACGCACGCGGTCCGGCTGCTGGGCAGCGTCTTCCACGGCTACGTCAGCCTGGAACTGCAGGGCGGGTTCAGCCACAGCGCCCCCGACTCGCAGGAGTCCTGGACGCGCGTCGTGGACGCCCTCGACGCCCTGCTGCGCAACTGGCCGGCCCCCTGA